One window of Mycoplasmopsis gallopavonis genomic DNA carries:
- the rpsM gene encoding 30S ribosomal protein S13: MARILNVEIPNDKRIVISLTYIYGIGKTTAQEICKKANIDENARVKNLSEEELAKIREAAKDYLTEGDLRREVTLNIKRLMEIKCYRGIRHRRGLPVRGQSTQKNARTRKGPRKTVAGKKGK; this comes from the coding sequence ATGGCACGTATTTTAAACGTTGAAATCCCAAATGATAAACGTATCGTTATTTCATTAACATACATTTATGGAATTGGAAAAACTACAGCACAAGAAATTTGTAAAAAAGCTAACATTGACGAAAATGCTCGTGTTAAAAACTTATCAGAAGAAGAATTAGCAAAAATTCGTGAAGCTGCTAAAGATTATTTAACAGAAGGTGATTTAAGAAGAGAAGTTACATTAAACATTAAACGTTTAATGGAAATTAAATGCTACCGTGGAATTAGACACCGTAGAGGACTTCCTGTAAGAGGACAATCAACTCAAAAGAATGCTCGTACACGTAAAGGTCCAAGAAAAACTGTTGCTGGAAAGAAAGGTAAATAA
- the rpmJ gene encoding 50S ribosomal protein L36 — MKVRASVKKMCKDCKIIKRKGVIRVICALPKHKQRQG; from the coding sequence ATGAAAGTTAGAGCAAGTGTTAAAAAAATGTGTAAAGATTGCAAAATCATTAAACGTAAAGGAGTTATCCGTGTAATTTGTGCTTTACCAAAGCATAAACAAAGACAAGGATAA